The DNA segment AATAAAACGTTGCCGCGGTCCATCAGGCCGTCCTCAAGCTTTCGGGTATCGCAGGACTGCCGGCCCATAATGTAGATAATCCCGTCGGCATCCGAGGGCAGGGCGAATGACACCGCGTAGTCCTTATCCGCCTCGCGCATGGCGAGGGTGGGCATCACGATGATTTCGTGGGAGTTGACCGCGCCGGTCTGGTGCGCCTTGGCGCCGCGGACGATGATGCCGTCTTCCCGCGTCTCCGCCACATGGAGGTAGAGATCAGGGTCTGCCTGCTTGTGCGGCGGAAGCCCCCGGTCCCCCTTTGGGTCGGTCATGGCGCCGTCGCAGGTCAAATCGTTTTCCTGGACGTATTCAAGGTATTTGAGAAACCGGGGGGAATATTGGGTGCCGTGTGCCTGATCCGTATCATAGGTGACAATGGATAGGGCATTCAAGGAATCCATGCCCACGCAGCGCTGAAAACAGCAACCGGTTTCCCGCCCCAGAAGGCGGCCCATTTTACTTTTTTTGATCAGATCCGTGACATTCTGATGAATATGGGTGAACCGGTTAATTTTCCGGCCGGTCAGATGCGAAGTCGCTGTCATGATGTCTTCATGCTCGGGGCGGTGGGCCAGCTCATAGGTTTTGGCAACCGCTGCCATGGACGGCCGGATGATGGGATGATCCACGGAATTCTCAATCCGTTTGCCGAACATGTAGACCACAAGGTTTAACTCCCGCAAACTGTCTTCATATTGTTGGGCGGTTTTAAGGGCCATGTGTCGCCTCCGTAATTATTAAGAATGGTTACCCCCCATTTTTTTGATCCGGATTTTGGTGGATTTCATGCGCAGCCATCCTTGATGATGTGGGATATTTGATCCGAAAAAAGAGGGAATAGAGGACCGGCACCACAAAAAGGGTCAGCACGGTGGCAAAGGCGAGACCGAACATGATGGTCACCGCCATGGACGAGAACAGGGGGTCTGTGACTAGGGGCGCCATGCCGCAGATGGTGGTAAGGGAGGTCATGGACACGGGCCGCATCCGGTTAACGGCGGAATCCTGAATCGCAGTGCCCGGATCTTTGCCGCTTCGGATTTCAACATCAATTTCATTAATCAGCACCACGGCGTTTTTGATCAGCATGCCGATCAATGCATAAGTTCCCAAAATGGCGAGAAATGAAAAATTCTCCCCCATCAGGAGCAGGCCGGCGGATATGCCGATCATGGCCAGCGGAATGATCAGGATAATGATAAGCGGCTGGCGAAGGGCGTTAAACAGCGCCACCAGGATAAAGAGCATGACGATTAATATCACCGGGAGGTATTTCTGTGTCGCGGCCCGGGATTCCTGGGAATCTTCATAGATGCCCTCCCATTCCAGCTTATAGCCGTTCGGCAGATCCATGGCCTCGATTTGCGGCCGAACCCGCTGGAGCAGGGTGTCCGCGGTCACCCCGAGAACCGGCTCGCACTGGGCCCGGATCACATGGCGCCGGTTATAGCGCCGGATAATCGGGTCCTCCCACTGGTTATCGTACCGGGAAAGGGCCTGCCGCAGGGGAACGGCGGATTCTCCGTCGCCCCAGACCGGAAGCGTGTCCATGTTTTCTATGTCCTGGTGATTATATCGGATCCGCACCGGAATCAATTCCTCATTTTCGCGGTACATCTCAACGGTCATCCCGTCGGTGGCGCTCTGAAGGGCATATCCCATGTGCCGGCGCTCCACGCCGGCAAGACGGCCTTTCTGCTGGGAATAGGCCATGCTGGCGATCATGACCCGCTCCCGCCAGTCGTCGCAGACGTTTCTGGCCAGCGGATCATTTCGCATCACAGTTTTGGCCTTTTCCGCAAGGACCCGCAGCTTTTGCGGGTCCGGGCCGCTGATGCGGGCCTCGACATCATAGTCGGCATTCGGGCCGTTAATGTATTTCCAAAGATGGGGGGTACCCTTGGGCAGATGTTCGGGGAACCATTCCGATAAGTGGCGGATCAACCGGTCAATGGTACGGTAATCATGGACATTGACGATGATCTGGCCGAATGAGGCGTTTCGCGGCTCCGGGGTGATTGAAACGGCAAAGCGGGGCGGCCCCTGCCCGACACAGGTGGCGTAGCTGCGCACCTCCGGCAGGGTTTCCAGATGGGCCTCCACCTTTTTAAGATCTTCGGACACCGCCTGCTGGCGAACGCCCTCGGGCCGGCGGTAGTCAATGAAAAACTGCCGCATATCCGAGTCGGCAAAAAAAATCTTGGGAATATGGCCGAATCCGATATTGCCCAGAATAAACAGAAAAAGCACAAACGCCAGGGTCATGACCCGGTGGCGGAGCGTCCACATGAGAATGCGGCGGTAAATGCGATACGGCCGGGTTGAATGCGGCTCTGTGGCAGCCGCCTTTTTGGAGAGCTTCAAAAATCCGTAGCTGAAAACCGGGGTCTGGGTCATGGAAAAAAACCAGCTGAAGAGAAGCGCAATGGTCACTACCTGAAACAGACTGGCGCAGAATTCCCCG comes from the Desulfobacterales bacterium genome and includes:
- a CDS encoding 4-hydroxyphenylacetate 3-hydroxylase family protein, whose translation is MALKTAQQYEDSLRELNLVVYMFGKRIENSVDHPIIRPSMAAVAKTYELAHRPEHEDIMTATSHLTGRKINRFTHIHQNVTDLIKKSKMGRLLGRETGCCFQRCVGMDSLNALSIVTYDTDQAHGTQYSPRFLKYLEYVQENDLTCDGAMTDPKGDRGLPPHKQADPDLYLHVAETREDGIIVRGAKAHQTGAVNSHEIIVMPTLAMREADKDYAVSFALPSDADGIIYIMGRQSCDTRKLEDGLMDRGNVLFGGHEALVVFDNVFVPWERVFMCGEYEFAGRLVEKFAAYHRQSYACKVGVGDVLIGAAQTAAEYNNVAGASHIKDKVIEMNHLNETLYCGCLACASEGHQEPSGTYAVNTLLANVHKQNVTRFPYEISRIAQDVAGGLMVTMPSESDLKAPETGRWLKKYFAGRSDTPAENRMRILRLIENLTLGAAAVGYLTESMHGAGSPQAQRIMISRLANMPEKQKAAKNLCGIEEQED
- a CDS encoding efflux RND transporter permease subunit produces the protein MNLPDYALRNRTVTLFALFLIFAGGLFAYFNMGKLADPVFTIKTALVITPYPGASPGEVDQQVTRVIEEYVQAADEVKTIRSTSRAGVSMVYVDLYEYNKSGVIQQLWDILRRKVQLAQPELPAGAGPSVVHDDYSDVYGIFLALTGDGFSNAQLEKYADYIKREVSLVEDVKRIQLYGIQTECITVNIDRAKSAEMSIPPGRIVELLKSQNEIISQGEIISGDYRIRIDSASDTFASEKDIGELVIQGYGEEQFRLKDLAAISRGYVQPPEPIMRFNGVPAIGITISAAAGANVVEMGEAVGRRIDQLMQDLPAGLSIDGVYYESKFVKDSIKKFMTNLLASVGVVILVLLVAMGLRSGMIIAGNLVFSIMGTLIVMMVWGINLQRISIAAMILVMGIIVDNAIVVTEGSLVDLQRGLPRDKAASGPAKRTAWPLLGATVIACLAFAPIYLAPSNVGEFCASLFQVVTIALLFSWFFSMTQTPVFSYGFLKLSKKAAATEPHSTRPYRIYRRILMWTLRHRVMTLAFVLFLFILGNIGFGHIPKIFFADSDMRQFFIDYRRPEGVRQQAVSEDLKKVEAHLETLPEVRSYATCVGQGPPRFAVSITPEPRNASFGQIIVNVHDYRTIDRLIRHLSEWFPEHLPKGTPHLWKYINGPNADYDVEARISGPDPQKLRVLAEKAKTVMRNDPLARNVCDDWRERVMIASMAYSQQKGRLAGVERRHMGYALQSATDGMTVEMYRENEELIPVRIRYNHQDIENMDTLPVWGDGESAVPLRQALSRYDNQWEDPIIRRYNRRHVIRAQCEPVLGVTADTLLQRVRPQIEAMDLPNGYKLEWEGIYEDSQESRAATQKYLPVILIVMLFILVALFNALRQPLIIILIIPLAMIGISAGLLLMGENFSFLAILGTYALIGMLIKNAVVLINEIDVEIRSGKDPGTAIQDSAVNRMRPVSMTSLTTICGMAPLVTDPLFSSMAVTIMFGLAFATVLTLFVVPVLYSLFFRIKYPTSSRMAAHEIHQNPDQKNGG